A part of Streptomyces sp. NBC_01451 genomic DNA contains:
- a CDS encoding DUF6397 family protein, whose translation MSGVSLARPSKTSTAPATGTLRTSGAPFAPSRAARELGLKRREFDLAVHLGCVRTVPDEGGGGRRVGRDEIDRLRNDAHFPETLRERVRVVGTADGAKLMDVTPTRFTRLARLGLVTPVTFYLNRYRAVVWLYLADELRQFAAGKDTAPLLTGRTSPNLRDQLEAGLDLRPRNWRGRHLGFLLRPADDPWARAAVVASFLDPAHVAEIVNDPYERAYLNRLRPEQPAHGVPGSPAARLAERIMTADDPDEIDWLRADLTGTLAEARCHLPAPRPRLEPVPPPCEELAQETVRSVPPRQNSHPVAPERTRGLLSRLRGRNPRPARDRKRPARV comes from the coding sequence ATGTCCGGCGTCAGCCTCGCACGACCCTCAAAGACGTCCACCGCACCGGCCACCGGTACGCTCCGCACCTCCGGCGCGCCCTTCGCGCCGAGCCGCGCCGCACGCGAACTGGGACTGAAACGCCGCGAGTTCGATCTCGCGGTCCACCTCGGGTGTGTCCGTACCGTTCCCGACGAAGGGGGAGGCGGCCGACGCGTCGGCCGCGACGAGATCGACCGGCTGCGCAACGACGCGCACTTCCCCGAAACGCTGCGCGAACGCGTCCGAGTGGTGGGTACGGCGGACGGCGCGAAGCTCATGGACGTGACGCCCACCCGGTTCACCCGCCTGGCGCGGCTGGGCCTGGTGACGCCGGTGACCTTCTACCTCAACCGCTACCGGGCCGTGGTCTGGCTGTATCTCGCCGACGAACTCCGGCAGTTCGCCGCAGGCAAGGACACCGCCCCGCTGCTGACCGGCCGAACCTCCCCGAACCTGCGGGACCAACTCGAAGCAGGCCTCGACCTGCGACCCCGCAACTGGCGGGGACGACACCTGGGATTCCTGCTCCGACCGGCCGACGACCCGTGGGCGCGGGCCGCCGTCGTAGCGTCCTTCCTCGACCCCGCCCACGTGGCGGAAATCGTCAACGACCCTTACGAACGGGCCTACCTGAACCGCCTCCGGCCGGAACAGCCGGCCCACGGGGTACCGGGTTCACCCGCCGCCCGTCTCGCCGAACGGATCATGACGGCGGACGACCCGGACGAGATCGACTGGCTCCGCGCAGACCTGACCGGAACCCTTGCCGAGGCCCGTTGCCACCTACCCGCACCGCGCCCGAGGCTGGAACCGGTCCCGCCTCCGTGTGAAGAGCTCGCACAGGAGACTGTGCGGTCCGTGCCCCCACGCCAGAACAGCCACCCTGTGGCACCCGAGCGAACCCGCGGCCTGTTGAGCCGCCTGCGCGGCAGAAACCCACGCCCCGCCCGGGACCGCAAGCGCCCCGCGCGAGTGTGA
- a CDS encoding acyl-CoA thioesterase, whose translation MTNAAERLVDLLDLEQIEVNIFRGRSPDESLQRVFGGQVAGQALVAAGRTTDSERPVHSLHAYFLRPGRPGVPIVYQVERVRDGRSFTTRRVTAVQQGRTIFNLTASFHKPEEGSFEHQLPPARKVPDPESLPNVTQEIKEHLGTLPEQFERMARRQPFDIRYVDRLLWTDEEVQQLEPRSAVWMRTVGPLGDDPLVHTCALTYASDMTLLDAVRLPVEPLFGPRSFDMASLDHAMWFHRPFRADEWFLYDQESPIATGGRGLARGRIYDVEGRLLVSVVQEGLFRKLG comes from the coding sequence ATGACGAACGCAGCCGAGAGACTCGTCGACCTGCTCGACCTGGAGCAGATCGAGGTCAACATCTTCCGTGGCCGCAGCCCCGACGAATCCCTCCAGCGGGTCTTCGGCGGCCAGGTGGCGGGCCAGGCCCTGGTCGCCGCCGGGCGCACCACGGACAGCGAGCGCCCGGTGCACTCGCTGCACGCGTACTTCCTGCGCCCGGGACGCCCGGGCGTCCCGATCGTGTACCAGGTCGAACGGGTCCGTGACGGCCGGTCGTTCACCACCCGACGGGTCACGGCCGTGCAGCAGGGCCGCACGATCTTCAATCTCACCGCCTCCTTTCACAAGCCCGAGGAAGGCAGCTTCGAACATCAGCTGCCGCCGGCCCGGAAGGTCCCCGATCCGGAGTCCCTTCCGAACGTCACCCAGGAGATCAAGGAGCATCTCGGCACGCTGCCCGAGCAGTTCGAGCGAATGGCGCGCCGTCAGCCCTTCGACATCCGTTATGTGGACCGATTGCTCTGGACCGACGAGGAGGTCCAGCAGTTGGAACCGCGCAGCGCGGTGTGGATGCGGACGGTCGGCCCGCTGGGGGACGACCCGCTCGTTCACACGTGCGCGCTGACGTACGCCAGCGACATGACGCTGCTCGACGCCGTTCGCCTCCCGGTGGAGCCCTTGTTCGGCCCACGGTCCTTCGACATGGCCTCGCTGGACCACGCCATGTGGTTCCACCGGCCCTTCCGTGCGGACGAGTGGTTCCTGTACGACCAGGAGTCCCCGATCGCGACGGGCGGGCGCGGACTGGCCCGCGGCCGCATCTACGACGTGGAGGGCAGGCTGCTCGTCTCAGTCGTCCAGGAGGGGTTGTTCCGGAAGCTGGGCTGA
- a CDS encoding DEAD/DEAH box helicase, with protein sequence MTLIDQLPQTADPDALYEAFESWAQERGLTLYPHQEEALIEAVSGANVIVSTPTGSGKSMIAAGAHFAALARDEVTFYTAPIKALVSEKFFELCKIFGTENVGMLTGDASVNSDAPVICCTAEVLASIALRDGKQADVGQVVMDEFHFYAEADRGWAWQIPILELPQAQFILMSATLGDVSMFEKDLTRRTGRPTSVVRSAIRPVPLSYEYKLTPMTETLTELLETRQAPVYIVHFTQAQAVERAQALMSINMCTREEKDKIAELIGGFRFTTKFGQNLSRYVRHGIGVHHAGMLPKYRRLVEKLAQAGLLKVICGTDTLGVGVNVPIRTVLFTALTKYDGNRVRTLRAREFHQIAGRAGRAGFDTAGFVVAQAPEHVIENEKSLAKAGDDPKKRRKVVRKKAPEGFVGWTESTFDKLITSDPEPLTSRFRVTHTMLLSVIARPGNAFDAMRHLLEDNHEPRKQQLRHIRRAIAIYRSLLDGGVVEKLDEPDATGRIVRLTVDLQQDFALNQPLSTFALAAFELLDPESPSYALDMVSVVESTLDDPRQILAAQQNKARGEAVGAMKADGVEYEERMERLQDVSYPKPLEELLFHAYNTYRKSHPWVGDHPLSPKSVIRDMYERAMSFTELVSHYDLARTEGIVLRYLAGAFKALDHTVPDDLKSEDLQDLIAWLGEMVRQVDSSLLDEWEQLANPEVMTAEEAQEKADQVKPVTANARAFRVLVRNAMFRRVELAALDQVEALGELDAEAGWDADAWGEAMDKYWDEYEDLGTGPDARGPRLLMIEEEPQNRLWRVRQAFADPNGDHDWGISAEVDLVASDAEGRAVVKVTAVGQL encoded by the coding sequence GTGACCCTCATCGATCAGCTGCCGCAGACCGCAGACCCCGACGCCCTCTACGAAGCCTTCGAGTCGTGGGCGCAGGAGCGCGGTCTCACGCTCTACCCGCACCAGGAGGAGGCGCTGATCGAGGCGGTCTCGGGTGCGAACGTGATCGTGTCGACGCCCACCGGCTCCGGCAAGAGCATGATCGCGGCGGGCGCGCACTTCGCCGCGCTGGCCCGGGACGAGGTCACCTTCTACACCGCGCCGATCAAGGCCCTGGTCTCGGAGAAGTTCTTCGAGCTGTGCAAGATCTTCGGCACGGAGAACGTCGGGATGCTGACCGGCGACGCCTCGGTCAACTCCGACGCCCCCGTCATCTGCTGCACGGCCGAGGTGCTGGCGTCCATCGCGCTGCGCGACGGCAAGCAGGCGGACGTCGGCCAGGTTGTGATGGACGAGTTCCACTTCTACGCCGAGGCCGACCGCGGCTGGGCCTGGCAGATCCCGATCCTGGAGCTGCCGCAGGCGCAGTTCATCCTGATGTCGGCGACGCTGGGCGACGTCTCGATGTTCGAGAAGGACCTCACCCGCCGCACCGGCCGCCCGACCTCGGTGGTCCGCTCGGCGATCCGCCCGGTCCCGCTGTCGTACGAGTACAAGCTGACCCCGATGACCGAGACCCTGACGGAGCTCCTGGAGACCCGGCAGGCGCCCGTCTACATCGTGCACTTCACGCAGGCGCAGGCGGTGGAGCGGGCGCAGGCGCTGATGAGCATCAACATGTGCACGCGCGAGGAGAAGGACAAGATCGCCGAGCTGATCGGCGGGTTCCGCTTCACCACCAAGTTCGGCCAGAACCTGTCCCGTTACGTCCGGCACGGCATCGGCGTCCACCACGCCGGCATGCTTCCCAAATACCGCCGCCTGGTCGAGAAGCTGGCCCAGGCAGGCCTGTTGAAGGTCATCTGCGGCACGGACACCCTCGGCGTCGGCGTCAACGTGCCCATCCGCACGGTGCTGTTCACGGCGCTGACGAAGTACGACGGCAATCGCGTACGGACCCTGCGCGCGCGTGAGTTCCACCAGATCGCCGGCCGGGCGGGCCGCGCGGGCTTCGACACGGCGGGCTTTGTCGTCGCGCAGGCGCCCGAGCACGTCATCGAGAACGAGAAGTCGCTCGCCAAGGCGGGCGACGACCCCAAGAAGCGCCGCAAGGTGGTCCGCAAGAAGGCGCCCGAGGGGTTTGTCGGCTGGACGGAGAGCACCTTCGACAAGCTGATCACCTCCGATCCGGAGCCGCTGACGTCCCGCTTCCGGGTGACCCACACGATGCTGCTGTCGGTGATCGCCCGCCCCGGCAACGCCTTCGACGCGATGCGCCACTTGCTGGAGGACAACCACGAGCCGCGCAAGCAGCAGTTGCGGCACATCCGGCGCGCGATCGCCATCTACCGTTCGCTCCTGGACGGCGGCGTCGTCGAGAAGCTGGACGAGCCGGACGCGACCGGACGCATCGTGCGCCTGACCGTGGACCTCCAGCAGGACTTCGCGCTCAACCAGCCGCTGTCCACCTTCGCGCTGGCCGCGTTCGAGCTTCTCGACCCGGAGTCGCCCTCGTACGCGCTGGACATGGTGTCGGTGGTCGAGTCCACGCTGGACGACCCGCGCCAGATTCTCGCGGCCCAGCAGAACAAGGCGCGCGGTGAGGCCGTCGGGGCGATGAAGGCGGACGGCGTCGAGTACGAGGAGCGCATGGAGCGCCTCCAGGACGTGTCGTACCCCAAGCCGTTGGAAGAGCTGCTCTTCCACGCCTACAACACGTACCGCAAGAGCCACCCGTGGGTCGGCGATCATCCTCTCTCCCCCAAGTCCGTCATCCGTGACATGTACGAACGGGCCATGTCCTTCACCGAGTTGGTGTCCCACTACGATCTGGCCCGCACCGAGGGGATCGTTCTGCGCTATCTGGCGGGCGCGTTCAAGGCCCTCGATCACACCGTCCCCGACGACCTCAAGTCCGAGGATCTGCAGGATCTGATCGCCTGGCTGGGCGAGATGGTGCGCCAGGTCGACTCCAGCCTCCTGGACGAGTGGGAGCAGCTCGCCAACCCGGAGGTGATGACCGCCGAGGAGGCCCAGGAGAAGGCCGACCAGGTCAAGCCGGTCACGGCCAACGCGCGGGCCTTCCGTGTCCTCGTCCGCAACGCCATGTTCCGCCGCGTCGAGTTGGCCGCGCTCGACCAGGTGGAGGCCCTGGGTGAGCTGGACGCGGAGGCCGGCTGGGACGCCGACGCGTGGGGCGAGGCGATGGACAAGTACTGGGACGAGTACGAGGACCTCGGCACCGGCCCCGACGCCCGCGGCCCCCGGCTGCTGATGATCGAGGAAGAGCCGCAGAACAGGCTGTGGCGCGTCCGGCAGGCCTTCGCGGACCCGAACGGTGACCACGACTGGGGCATCAGCGCCGAGGTCGACCTCGTGGCCTCCGACGCGGAGGGCCGGGCAGTCGTCAAGGTCACCGCCGTCGGCCAGCTGTGA
- a CDS encoding metal-dependent hydrolase, whose amino-acid sequence MMGPAHSLSGAAAWLGVGAAAAAAGKPMPWPVLLVGALICAGAALAPDLDHKAATISNAFGPISRGLCEIVDKLSYAVYKATKKQGDPRRSGGHRTLTHTWLWAVLTGGGASAVAIAGGRWAVLAILFVHIVLAIEGLLWRATRGSSADVLVWLLAATSAWILAGVLDKPGNGADWLFTDPGQTYLWLGLPIVLGALVHDIGDALTVSGCPVLWPIPIGRKRWYPIGPPKALRFRAGSWVELKVLMPAFMLLGGVGCAAALNLI is encoded by the coding sequence ATGATGGGACCAGCACATTCACTCTCGGGGGCCGCAGCGTGGCTCGGTGTCGGAGCCGCCGCGGCCGCGGCCGGCAAGCCGATGCCCTGGCCGGTGCTCCTGGTGGGTGCCCTGATCTGCGCCGGTGCCGCACTCGCCCCGGACCTCGACCACAAGGCGGCGACCATTTCGAACGCCTTCGGGCCGATCTCGCGCGGCCTGTGCGAGATCGTCGACAAGCTCTCCTACGCCGTCTACAAGGCGACGAAGAAGCAGGGCGACCCGCGCCGCTCGGGCGGGCACCGGACACTGACGCACACCTGGCTGTGGGCGGTTCTGACCGGTGGGGGCGCCTCCGCGGTGGCGATCGCCGGGGGTCGTTGGGCGGTGCTGGCGATCCTCTTCGTGCACATCGTGCTCGCCATCGAAGGCCTGCTGTGGCGAGCGACGCGCGGCTCCAGCGCCGACGTCCTGGTCTGGCTGCTGGCAGCGACCAGTGCGTGGATCCTGGCCGGCGTCCTGGACAAGCCCGGCAACGGCGCGGACTGGCTGTTCACGGACCCGGGGCAGACGTATCTGTGGCTTGGGCTGCCGATCGTGCTCGGCGCGCTGGTGCACGACATCGGGGACGCGCTGACGGTGTCCGGCTGCCCGGTGCTGTGGCCCATCCCGATCGGCCGCAAGCGCTGGTACCCGATCGGCCCGCCGAAGGCGCTGCGGTTCCGGGCGGGCAGCTGGGTCGAGCTGAAGGTGCTCATGCCGGCGTTCATGTTGCTCGGCGGCGTGGGCTGCGCGGCGGCGCTCAACCTCATCTGA
- a CDS encoding type B 50S ribosomal protein L31, which translates to MQQDKQPAYQPVVFRDRTAGYAFLTRSTATSEQTIEWDDGETYPVVDVEISSESHPFYTGKARTVDTEGRVAAFERRYGGEEGKS; encoded by the coding sequence ATGCAGCAGGACAAGCAGCCCGCCTACCAGCCGGTCGTCTTCCGGGACCGGACGGCCGGATACGCCTTCCTCACCAGGTCCACCGCGACGAGCGAACAGACCATCGAGTGGGACGACGGCGAGACGTACCCGGTCGTGGACGTGGAGATCTCCTCGGAGAGCCACCCGTTCTACACCGGCAAGGCCAGGACGGTGGACACCGAGGGCCGTGTCGCCGCCTTCGAACGTCGGTACGGCGGCGAAGAGGGCAAGAGCTGA
- a CDS encoding DUF5709 domain-containing protein: MDSDEGWGDDVYQPDGSEVQDDAGLLDAEDTLVTDGVDDPLDRGWSPPDRPWAVERTGVTAAERRRGESLDQRLAEELPDIVAPDGDGIGDCAGTDGEPLDNEVGSARSGRLVAPNEGTHEDGESGLIATDVGIDGAAASAEEAAMHIVDEDSLSG; encoded by the coding sequence GTGGACAGTGACGAGGGATGGGGAGACGACGTCTACCAGCCCGACGGATCCGAGGTTCAGGACGACGCGGGCCTTCTGGACGCCGAGGACACCCTGGTCACCGACGGGGTCGATGACCCCCTCGACCGTGGCTGGTCCCCGCCGGACCGGCCCTGGGCGGTGGAACGCACCGGTGTGACGGCGGCGGAACGCCGTCGGGGCGAATCCCTGGACCAGCGTCTCGCCGAGGAACTGCCGGACATCGTGGCACCGGACGGCGACGGCATCGGCGACTGCGCGGGCACGGACGGCGAGCCGCTGGACAACGAGGTGGGCTCGGCCCGCTCCGGTCGTCTGGTCGCCCCCAACGAAGGCACGCACGAGGACGGGGAGAGCGGGTTGATCGCCACCGACGTCGGGATCGACGGCGCCGCGGCCTCGGCCGAGGAGGCCGCGATGCACATCGTCGACGAGGACTCCCTGTCCGGCTGA